A single window of Pieris napi chromosome 8, ilPieNapi1.2, whole genome shotgun sequence DNA harbors:
- the LOC125051545 gene encoding uncharacterized protein LOC125051545 gives MDNLQPTVSLPHIVQVYQHAVQPPLPNQDSINDSLNFQNVLQSQTVMSCHQIHLQNVQQTMHASIPGPQNECQPMHITSHVILPQVPLIKHSLNGSVHQQYYSQYNAVSKETTSEPDLTIIVKNEDLLKSEVRNNINKENLTRRRRILRVPDPSQWQNNIRKKKCQQGEAYISRRGKLVPEKQIRNKKDCLTSCRFKCMEKINDEDRQLLFKSFYSLDTNEKKYFLLNTTERHLIKTKDRPCDGKRNYTFKYFFYIRTDKFVVCKNFYLGTLAISQKPIYNVHLNKSEVNIPKRDGRGLSSCHPLPEREKDRVRKHIMSLETIDSKPIKPFSLKRQYLDSNLTVKQMYIMYVNECEKIGESPLKESMYRKIFKNEFNLCFKKEKVCGKCKGPVVK, from the exons ATGGATAATTTACAACCAACAGTGAGTTTACCTCATATCGTTCAGGTTTATCAGCACGCTGTTCAGCCACCACTCCCAAACCAAGACTCTATAAACGACTCCTTAAACTTTCAAAATGTTCTTCAGAGTCAAACAGTCATGTCTTGTCACCAAATTCACTTGCAGAATGTTCAACAGACTATGCATGCTTCAATACCAGGGCCGCAAAATGAGTGTCAACCTATGCATATTACATCCCATGTAATTCTACCCCAAGTGCCACTAATTAAACACTCTTTAAATGGAAGTGTACATCAGCAGTACTATAGTCAGTATAATGCAGTATCTAAAGAAACAACATCAGAGCCCGATCTtactattattgtaaaaaacgAGGATTT GTTAAAATCTGAAGTgagaaataacattaataaagaGAATTTAACTAGAAGGCGTCGAATACTACGTGTGCCAGACCCTAGCCAGTGGCAAAACAAtattcgtaaaaaaaaatgtcaacaAGGTGAAGCCTATATCAGTCGGAGAGGAAAGCTTGTACCAGAAAAGCAAATTCGTAACAAAAAAGACTGCTTAACTTCTTGCCGTTTCAAGTGCATGGAGAAAATCAATGATGAAGACAGACAACTTTTGTTCAAATCATTCTATTCTCTAGATACCAATGAAAAAAAGTACTTTCTTCTAAATACAACAGAGAGACACTTAATTAAGACTAAAGATAGGCCGTGTGATGGCAAAAGAAACTATACattcaaatatttcttttatataagaacAGATAAGTTTGTTGTGTGTAAAAATTTTTATCTAGGAACACTAGCAATATCTCAAAAACCAATATATAATgtgcatttaaataaatctgagGTGAATATACCAAAAAGGGACGGTAGAGGTTTGTCTAGTTGCCATCCATTACCAGAGAGAGAAAAAGATAGAGTGAGAAAACATATAATGTCCTTAGAAACAATTGACTCTAAGCCAATAAAGCCATTTTCTTTAAAGCGGCAATATTTAGATTCAAATCTGACTGTTAAAcaaatgtatataatgtatgtaaatgaatGTGAAAAAATTGGTGAATCTCCATTAAAAGAATCtatgtatagaaaaatatttaaaaatgagttTAACTTATGTTTTAAGAAAGAGAAGGTGTGTGGTAAATGTAAGGGTCCAGTAGTAAAGtga